A section of the Methanoregula formicica SMSP genome encodes:
- a CDS encoding PKD domain-containing protein, whose amino-acid sequence MNEKIQDFPISIRKLWILSLLVLFLAAAVTIPPARADDSSTALGIFPAKHNVDNLAVANPPAPTGMDYYFKFNQSGGGGINAIHISSTSALDSTGRNFGDVSTTTSQSGTFYITQTGGRGYDDNFILLVAVKGDIPSNFAIHIKSSGYIWVPNGVLSYQPTLSEITYRSGAVDQTFTRSNFVYGPQTWKPCGNNQPADYPLYYGQDMSDTTNLWKLMFVDLKSGNLGPNGDLDHTSLKDNGAIRVDYTIENLDTVVTFNVYAWADNAPAGHGISWTNGVTSPSQNSNPSMISGYTVLGPQYASRASEFPTYSGSTPSYRGPETNFTAAPVSGPAPLTVHFNDTTVQTISLSAWDFGDGFSSTERNPVHVYTKEGTYTVALTDANNQGITTTKTQTNLIIVTAPTGGSAANSGGATGTGNQNGSYTNPLTGVSYPVNFTASVTSGVAPLSVQFSDVSGIPGTIAWAWDFTGDGKPESTVKDPAYVFKSPGTYSVNLVVTTSDGGRFSVNRTGYIHVVDKVSLDSDIGWISSDKAEAGQGNPGTGKREAAAVSTSSFAFSGVRAGTNGGKQDVTIDTRQAPAETSGSVVRLNSAGGSWENVAITFAAPPVNDGTTLSGTIKSVQAETKPVTVPSVSLGNPSVTMSLGLAGLPDSAASITSTAVSGCGPAGETAFRDAVKANGNDLSAVAYTVAYSKDGIANEENGGIIRDATISMAVSPAWVASQGGTGQVVIIHRADDGRTTVLPTRYLGTDERGNELFTADSPTGLSTFALAAVTSGTPAPTPAVNQSPGAAGGTSPLGEKIAGLLFDAIIVVAVIGAGLVIWRKM is encoded by the coding sequence ATGAATGAAAAAATACAAGATTTCCCTATCAGTATCAGGAAATTATGGATACTATCCCTTCTCGTACTCTTCCTTGCTGCAGCGGTCACTATCCCGCCTGCAAGAGCGGATGATTCTTCCACTGCGCTCGGTATCTTCCCGGCAAAACACAATGTCGACAACCTTGCCGTAGCTAATCCCCCGGCGCCGACCGGCATGGATTATTATTTCAAGTTCAACCAGTCCGGGGGGGGCGGTATCAACGCAATCCATATCTCGTCGACATCGGCGCTCGATTCAACGGGTCGCAACTTCGGGGATGTTTCAACGACGACTTCCCAGTCCGGGACGTTCTATATCACGCAGACCGGCGGTCGTGGGTATGATGACAACTTCATCCTCCTGGTTGCTGTGAAAGGTGATATCCCCAGCAATTTTGCCATCCATATAAAATCGAGCGGGTATATCTGGGTGCCGAACGGCGTACTGAGTTACCAGCCAACACTCTCTGAGATAACGTACCGTTCCGGTGCCGTTGACCAGACGTTTACCCGATCCAACTTTGTATACGGACCGCAGACCTGGAAACCCTGCGGGAACAACCAGCCGGCAGACTACCCCCTTTATTATGGGCAGGATATGTCCGATACCACGAACCTCTGGAAGCTGATGTTCGTGGATCTCAAGAGCGGGAATCTCGGCCCAAACGGGGATCTTGATCATACCTCCCTGAAAGACAACGGGGCGATCAGGGTCGATTACACGATAGAGAACTTGGATACAGTCGTTACGTTCAACGTGTACGCCTGGGCCGATAATGCACCAGCGGGGCACGGCATCTCCTGGACTAACGGCGTTACATCCCCGTCTCAGAACAGCAACCCGTCCATGATCAGCGGATATACGGTGCTCGGGCCCCAATACGCCAGCCGGGCATCGGAATTCCCGACCTATAGCGGCAGTACCCCATCCTACCGCGGGCCCGAGACCAACTTCACCGCGGCTCCCGTGAGCGGTCCGGCTCCTCTTACGGTGCATTTTAACGACACCACTGTCCAGACAATTTCCCTCTCGGCATGGGATTTTGGGGACGGGTTTTCTTCGACCGAAAGGAACCCGGTGCATGTCTACACCAAGGAAGGGACTTATACGGTTGCCCTCACGGATGCCAATAACCAGGGTATTACGACAACAAAAACCCAGACAAACCTTATCATAGTCACGGCACCGACGGGTGGATCCGCGGCAAACAGTGGCGGAGCAACCGGCACCGGGAACCAGAACGGCAGCTACACGAACCCTCTCACCGGTGTTTCGTATCCTGTCAATTTCACTGCCAGCGTTACCTCCGGCGTAGCCCCGCTCTCCGTCCAGTTCTCCGATGTCTCGGGCATTCCCGGGACGATTGCCTGGGCATGGGACTTTACCGGTGACGGCAAGCCTGAGAGTACTGTGAAAGATCCCGCCTATGTATTCAAAAGTCCCGGCACGTATTCCGTGAATTTAGTAGTCACTACCAGCGATGGAGGGAGGTTCTCAGTGAACCGCACCGGTTACATCCACGTCGTCGACAAGGTGTCCCTTGACAGCGATATTGGCTGGATATCGTCGGATAAGGCTGAGGCCGGGCAGGGCAATCCGGGTACCGGGAAAAGAGAAGCAGCAGCAGTCTCCACCAGCTCGTTTGCCTTCAGCGGTGTCCGGGCCGGGACGAACGGAGGGAAGCAGGACGTGACGATCGATACCCGGCAGGCGCCCGCCGAAACGTCCGGAAGCGTTGTCAGGCTGAACAGTGCCGGCGGGAGCTGGGAGAATGTTGCCATCACATTTGCCGCCCCGCCGGTAAACGATGGGACGACTCTTTCCGGTACGATAAAAAGCGTCCAGGCAGAGACAAAGCCGGTTACGGTCCCGTCAGTATCGCTCGGGAACCCCTCGGTCACGATGTCCCTGGGCCTTGCAGGGCTTCCCGATTCGGCGGCATCCATCACGAGCACTGCTGTCTCCGGGTGCGGGCCTGCCGGGGAGACCGCCTTCCGGGATGCCGTGAAGGCGAACGGCAATGACCTTTCGGCAGTCGCGTACACAGTGGCATACAGCAAGGACGGTATCGCAAATGAGGAGAACGGCGGGATCATCCGGGATGCCACCATCTCGATGGCGGTCAGCCCAGCCTGGGTCGCTTCACAAGGCGGAACCGGGCAGGTCGTGATCATCCACCGTGCTGACGATGGCAGGACAACGGTGCTCCCGACGCGGTACCTGGGGACGGACGAACGCGGCAACGAGCTCTTCACGGCCGATTCGCCAACCGGCCTCTCGACATTTGCCCTTGCGGCCGTTACGTCGGGTACCCCGGCGCCGACACCGGCGGTAAACCAGAGCCCGGGTGCAGCCGGGGGAACCTCGCCGCTGGGGGAGAAGATCGCCGGGCTCCTCTTCGATGCCATTATCGTGGTCGCCGTTATCGGGGCGGGTCTTGTCATCTGGAGGAAGATGTGA
- a CDS encoding ATP-binding cassette domain-containing protein: MPDESSEIQTITVLPGKSKDGNRESFTEITIRAGDLVSIVGPTGSGKTAFINDIEVFASGDTVTGRTVLVNGEVPPDEMVRDPAKKPIALITQNTKCLADLTVGEFLEMHVKARKIADTTRTEETITLANRFTGEKIDSTMRMTALSGGQTRSLLIADAIAVSSAPIILLDEVESGGIFKENVIDSLRKNNKAVIFVTHDPLLALLSDRRIVMRNGSVEKLLEPGDREQAVLTRMTWIDGAFSRVREKIRAGEILTEEADTN; encoded by the coding sequence ATGCCTGATGAGTCCAGCGAGATCCAGACGATAACGGTCCTGCCCGGCAAATCAAAGGACGGGAACCGGGAGTCATTTACCGAGATTACGATCCGGGCAGGCGATCTGGTCTCGATCGTCGGGCCGACCGGCTCCGGTAAGACCGCGTTCATCAACGACATCGAGGTCTTTGCGAGCGGAGATACCGTGACCGGGAGGACCGTGCTCGTCAACGGCGAGGTGCCCCCCGACGAGATGGTGCGGGACCCGGCAAAAAAACCGATCGCGCTCATCACCCAGAACACCAAGTGTCTCGCGGATCTCACGGTCGGCGAGTTCCTGGAGATGCACGTGAAGGCCCGGAAGATCGCCGATACCACCCGCACGGAAGAGACCATCACGCTTGCCAATCGCTTCACCGGAGAGAAGATCGACAGCACGATGCGCATGACCGCGCTCTCGGGGGGGCAGACCCGCTCGCTCCTGATTGCGGATGCCATTGCCGTGAGCAGCGCCCCGATCATCCTGCTTGACGAAGTGGAGAGCGGGGGGATCTTCAAGGAGAACGTGATCGATTCCCTCCGGAAAAACAACAAGGCTGTCATCTTCGTCACCCACGACCCCCTCCTCGCGCTCCTCTCGGACCGGCGTATCGTGATGCGGAACGGTTCGGTGGAGAAGCTCCTCGAACCGGGCGACCGCGAGCAGGCGGTCCTCACCCGGATGACCTGGATCGATGGCGCCTTCTCCCGGGTACGGGAGAAGATCCGGGCCGGGGAGATCCTAACCGAGGAGGCTGATACGAATTGA
- a CDS encoding GTP-binding protein, with product MKLIILAGPPSAGKTAVVRQIIRQLAGEHLIAFLKIDVVRAFEDEELKAEFKIPTKKVYSGDVCPDHTGILVLRDAISWAEDLGAGILIVESAGLCLRCTPYTTQSLGIAVLSAVGGTNSPLKMAPMIALADIAVVTKVDLISQAEKEVFRERVREVAPRADIIETNAVHGTGLRFLMKAIRAMPEILDPDAIVLRGMPPLAVCTICAGKKEIGWQQHFGILKTLDGADDLYRGE from the coding sequence TTGAAGCTCATCATCCTTGCCGGGCCGCCAAGCGCCGGTAAGACTGCGGTTGTCCGGCAGATCATCCGGCAGCTTGCGGGAGAGCACCTGATCGCATTCTTAAAGATCGATGTTGTCCGTGCTTTCGAAGACGAGGAGCTGAAAGCGGAATTTAAGATCCCGACGAAGAAGGTCTATTCCGGCGATGTCTGTCCCGACCATACCGGGATCCTCGTGCTCCGCGATGCGATCTCGTGGGCAGAGGACCTGGGTGCCGGCATCCTCATTGTCGAGAGTGCCGGTCTCTGCCTCCGCTGCACGCCGTACACTACCCAGTCGCTCGGGATCGCGGTGCTCTCTGCAGTCGGGGGAACGAACAGCCCCCTCAAGATGGCGCCCATGATCGCCCTTGCCGATATCGCGGTCGTGACGAAAGTGGATTTGATCTCGCAGGCGGAGAAGGAAGTATTTCGGGAGCGGGTGCGGGAGGTTGCCCCCCGTGCCGACATCATCGAGACGAACGCGGTGCACGGGACCGGGCTACGGTTCCTGATGAAGGCGATCCGGGCGATGCCGGAGATCCTCGACCCGGATGCAATCGTGCTCCGGGGCATGCCCCCCCTTGCCGTGTGCACGATCTGTGCCGGGAAGAAGGAGATCGGGTGGCAGCAGCACTTCGGGATCTTAAAGACCCTCGATGGCGCCGACGACCTGTACCGGGGAGAGTGA
- a CDS encoding (Fe-S)-binding protein has product MAWEPPGRNCGACGAANCSDFLLLARQGKKDLPDCPYYERPEKRDSLPAARPGSGRDLLGFDYDFAIHPFPNEPSARRHIQLLRPDLAERWDLLPGDILRGRPVEPSCPIQHVLRVFSVDPVTGILSCHTVGPMAARTDTKVFDIRAYHEIGFEGIARTVRHEPVVGFRMRFLPAHCMRQLVHSGVVQMVLNKSCGTHVLVEDLQMHGKREKLKDITIRPGDSVSIQDASGECKTVLIDGIRVHTSEGGVLERSWQDEDHGPGGHVPGSGRGRCHGHARHGHDDDD; this is encoded by the coding sequence ATGGCATGGGAACCTCCCGGCCGGAACTGCGGGGCCTGCGGGGCCGCAAACTGCAGCGATTTCCTGCTCCTGGCCCGGCAGGGGAAAAAAGATCTTCCGGACTGCCCGTATTACGAGCGGCCGGAGAAGCGGGACTCACTGCCGGCTGCCCGACCGGGATCCGGCCGGGACCTGCTGGGATTCGATTACGATTTTGCGATCCACCCGTTCCCGAACGAGCCTTCGGCCCGCCGGCATATCCAGCTGCTCCGGCCGGACCTTGCCGAGCGGTGGGATCTTCTTCCCGGGGACATCCTGCGGGGACGGCCGGTGGAGCCAAGTTGTCCCATCCAGCACGTGCTCAGAGTATTCTCGGTCGATCCCGTGACCGGCATCCTCTCCTGCCATACGGTCGGGCCGATGGCAGCCCGTACGGATACGAAGGTGTTTGACATACGGGCCTACCACGAGATCGGGTTCGAAGGTATTGCGAGGACCGTCCGGCACGAACCCGTGGTCGGGTTCCGGATGCGGTTCCTCCCGGCACACTGCATGCGGCAGCTGGTCCACTCGGGCGTTGTGCAGATGGTGCTGAACAAGTCCTGTGGTACCCACGTGCTGGTCGAGGACCTCCAGATGCACGGCAAGCGGGAGAAGTTAAAAGACATCACGATCCGGCCCGGCGATTCCGTCTCCATCCAGGATGCCTCGGGAGAGTGCAAGACGGTTCTCATCGATGGAATCCGTGTCCACACTTCGGAAGGCGGGGTACTGGAGCGATCGTGGCAGGATGAGGACCATGGTCCCGGCGGGCACGTGCCGGGGTCCGGCCGGGGCCGGTGCCACGGCCATGCTAGGCACGGGCACGATGACGACGACTGA